A segment of the Pseudoalteromonas piscicida genome:
GTGAATAGATACCTGCACCAATCGACCATTGGTCATTATATTTGTGTGTTGCATAAATAGCAGGAATAATAGCACTTGGCGCGATGCTGTTGTCATTTAACGCTGATGCAGGGATATCATTGCTAGTACCTGTTCCCGTCAGGCTTACGTCCGGTTGAACATACATAGCTGCTACTGATAATTGCGTGCCTGATAGCTTACCCATCAATGCTGGGTTACGTGCAACCACTGACGCATCGTCGGCTGCAGATGCTTCACCCGCATAAGCACGACCAAGGCCAGATACGTTTTGTTCCGCAAGTTGGAAGGCGGCAGCTAGTGCTTGTGATGACGATAAAATCGCACCTGATGCGATAAGACCTAATAATACTTTGTTCATACTCTAATCCCCTGTGAACTAACCATTTCCTGAGTAATGGTTAAAAAAACCAATTCGAGTAACACTGCGTAGCCTCACTTTGACCTTGCTCACCTAGCCAATATCCAGCTATGCCACACACCCACCAAATTGGCAGAATAATAAATTCATGACACCCTACCTAAAAGTGGAGTAGAAATCTCCTTTTTTGCGACTTTTCGTTGATTAAGTGAACATATAACGAACAAATTACGCACTTTATAAACTCATCGGATGAGATGAATTATCAAATGATAATAATTACCAATATCATTGACGTGCCTTCATCCCTTATATACACTCTTCAATCTGAGTATGAGTCATTCTGTGTGCTAATCGTGCCAAGGAGAACAACATGTCGATAGCATTAATCGTTTGCGCATTGGTATTTTGCGGTCTCAGCGTATATTGCCTGTGTAAAGCAAACTACTGTGCCTGTCGTCACGCGGGAGAGTGTGATAACCCGGTCAGTCAGTACTGGCTAGGAGCTATTGTCGCAGCGTTGCTATCACTGCTGCTAAGCTGTGCGGCGTTACATTCTGAAAAGGGAACATTACTGTGGATACTAATGATGGCGAGCTGTATGACTGGCGCAATGCTCTCTGCTAGATGGCAAAATCTCAAAAGACGCTGTAAAAACGCTTTCTTTCCAGTCGCGCAATCCAAACCTTAAATCAATAATTGATCTCTTAGCAGTCGTGAGAGGTTAATTTGATAATCAAGCGGCCTAACACTTGCGATCACTTTGATGTCTGACTCGCTTAAATCCAAATCTTTTGCCGTAACATGGTGGAGATGTTTGGTATTGTAAAACACACGTACAAGAGGCGCGGTTGGTGCGTGCTTATTGCCTTCGAGTACCAATCCTAATCGCTCGTTGGTCAGTTTAACAATAGTCCCTACGGGGTGAACCCCCATACACTTAATAAAACGCTGCACTAAAATAGGATCAAATTGCTTTTTACTCGACAGCAAAAAGCGTAATGCATTAATAGGCTCATCAGCCTCTTTGTGGTGCTGATCTGAGGTTATGGCGTCGTATACATCCACAATCGCCATCATTCTAGCCGCGGTGCTGAGTGCGTCGTCTTTAATCCCTCTGGGATAACCTGTACCATCTAAGCGTTCATGATGGTTGATGATCATGTCCAGCATAATAGGCGTGATCCCAGACTCACCTTTACTCAACCCCAACGACTGTGCCACATGTTTTTTGACCGCACGATACTCAAGATCGGTAAAATTACCCGGCTTATTGATCAGCCCCTGCGGTAACTTAGCGTGACCAATGTCATGTAACATCGCCCCCATGGCTAACTGTTCAATAATGTGATGTTGCAAACCGAGATGCTTGGCAAATACGGTGATCAGAATTGCGCAATTGGTCATATGACGCCAATTGTAGGCATCTTTGTCTTTGATCCGAGTTAAAATCGCCATCGCATTTGAATTACGAAGTACCGAATCTACGATGTCTTTACTTACCTCATTGATGAGGCTCATATCGACCTTCAAACCCGATGTAACATCTCCATAGAGGCTTTGGATCTGACGGTTATTTTTTTCAAACTTTTGCATCGCAACCGCAAATTCTTGCTGCAAAGTTTGTTCTTTACTCACCGTTTTGGTTTTGGGTTTTGGCTTGCTGCGAGCGGTGGAAAGGCTACCATCCATGCCATTTTTGGCGACAGGTTCTTCAGGGGCTTGTGGCGCTTCAGTGACCGGTTCTGCTGACGGCTGATATTTCTGTGGTACAGGAATATCACTCTGCGTAAAGTCTATGGTGAGCTCCAGTACCCCTTTATCAATCAGCTTTTGAATGATGGCTTCATCTCTGACCATTCCCCGAGATTTGATCTTAATGCCCGCGTCAGACTTATGCTTGTGAACATTATCCACAAACATTCCTGGTCTAAGATCTTCAATGGGAAGGACAATCTGCATGAATCGCTTACACTACGTAGTTAGCCAATGAATATTAATACCATTGAATGAGGTGAAACACCATCTATTCAGATTAAATTCACACAAAGGTATGGTGAAATTACAACCGCTCAGAAACGCTTGTTATACCAGTTTACTTAATTAAGGGGTTTAATTTGAGGTATTTATGAAGTGTTGCAGGAGGGGAAACCCAACACCGTATACATGCTGGGTTTTATACGATTGCTATTCTTGGAAATAAGTTCCCCAGCCGTCGTATTCAACGCCAGCGTCTAATGCAACCTTTTCTAACTTGTCTACGTCTTCCATGATAACGTCGGTATCCAGTTCGGCTTCTACAACAACATCAAAGCCCCAAATTTTGCCGCCGTCTTCGAGCTCAAGCTCTGCAGGCTCTTCAACATCATAGCCCAATTTAAATGCCGCTAATGCTGCTGCTTCCAGCTTGTCAAAATCCTCACTTACAAAGTGATGTTCTACTTCATAAAGCGTTTCAGGGTTTGAGCCGTCTTCTAGCAATGAAGAAACAATGTCTTCACTTATCTCACGCCAGTTTTCCATTATTTTAATCTCGCTTTTGCATCTAGTTCAGCTATTCTTTGAGCCATTTTAGCATGGATCTGAGCAGCGTGATCCCTTGCTGGCACTTCTGGGTCTAAATATTCTGGCTCTAGTATGTCGATATAGACCTTACCATTATTCCAACGATTGAGCTTTATCTGCTCATGCGTTGAACTCATACATACTGGAATGATAGGCACATTGGCACTCATCGCAGTGTGAAATGCCCCGGTTTTAAATGGTAACAAACCGCGGCCATAGCTTCTGGTTCCTTCAGGGAACATCCAAACCGATAGTTTTGACTCGGTGATTTTTTTTGCTGATTTGGTCAGTGTACCTAAGGCTTTAGAACGATTAGCTCTATCAATCAAAATGTTGCCAGATAGCCAATACATTTGCCCAAAGAACGGGATCCACTTTAAGCTTTTTTTCCCCATGCTGACGGTGTTTTTTGGCACCACGGCCGGCAGCGTAAAGAGATCATAATTATTTTGGTGATTTGCAACATACATCGCGGGGACAACATGCTTGGCATTTTCATGCTGTGTAATAACCAACTCAACGCCTATCAACTTTGACATATAGCCATACCATTTGGCTATCGTGTGCACATTGTTAGCATGAAAAGGGCGCACAATACACAATAACAATCCGCAAATACCACTAACAATGATAAACACTGCTAATAAGAGAATTCGTATAATGGCAATCAATTTAACCACTCCAGAATTAAAATCTCGCGCATTATAGTAAAATAAGCGAACACTTGTAAGCTCAAAATGATGATAGTTTTGAGATTGCCAGATGAGTCTCTAGGTATGAGAGTTAAGGTGCTGATCTGTTTATAGAAAATAAAAATGCCGCTGAGTAGCGGCATTTGACACACGATTTATCATTTTTGCAAAATTTAGCTCATTGCGTTTTGCAGCTTTTTCATTGCTGACTTTTCTAGCTGGCGTACACGCTCAGCCGACACGCTGTATTTCTCAGCTAAATCTTGTAGCGTTGCCTTTTCGTCAGCAAGCCAACGTGCACTTACGATATCTTGAGAACGCTCATCAAGCGTTTTCAGTGCTGCAAATAGGCGGTTATGTGACTGCTCTTGCCACTGCTCTTGCTCAACTTCTTCGGCAAGGTCACTACTAGTGTCTGTTAAATACTGTACTGGAGAGAAGTTACCCGCTTGGCTTTCGTCATCATCAGCAGATAGGTCAAAGCCCATATCTTGGCCTGCCATACGAGATTCCATCTCGCGAACTTCTTTCTCACTTACACCAAGCTCGTTTGCAACCGTTGTCACTTCGTCTTGGTTAAACCAACCTAAACGCTTTTTATTTTTGCGCAGATTGAAGAATAATTTACGCTGCGCTTTTGTCGTCGCAACTTTAACAATACGCCAATTCTTTAATACATATTCATGGATTTCTGCTTTAATCCAATGTACCGCAAAAGAAACAAGACGCACACCCACGCTTGGGTCAAAACGCTTAACTGCTTTCATCAATCCAATATTACCTTCTTGGATCAAGTCAGCCTGAGGTAGGCCATAGCCCGAATAACTTTTTGCGATGTGAGCAACGAATCTCAAATGAGACATAATGAGTTGCTTAGCCGCGTTAAGATCCCCTTCTTCCTGAAGACGTGTCGCAAGTTTTTTCTCTTCCTCAGCGCCAAGCATAGGTATTGTGCTTACAGATTGAAGGTAACCTTCAACACTTGCGCTTTGCTGCCCAGTTAGTGCTAATGCGTATAAATCTTTAGTCATGTTTCACCTCAGTGATAAACCGTTTCGTGTATATTTAGCACTCTAACATCTAGAGTGCTAAATGCAATCTACTTTATCTGATTTTTAAAATCAACCTTTTTAGAAGAACTTCAAAAATAAAATGTAACCTACTGAATAATATTGAAAATATTGAATTAACTAGGCTTCTTTTTACGATATTATTTTTTTATGACAGTGCTAAATTTAATTAGTTCTGATTGTTTGAGTGCTAAAATCTGATAGTAATTGGCAATCGACTGCTACACTTTAGCAGTCGATTGGTGTTTGTAGCGTTAAATCATACCTTTTCAGGTTCAATCTCTTTGATATAACGGTGTACAGAAAGAAAAGAGCCTACAAACCCTAAGGTAATCGCAGTGCCAAGTAGCACTAAAAGTTCATTCCCTGCCATTCCCTGAAGCACAAAGTTGCTTTGATATACCCCAACAACCGTAGATACGGCTGACTCCAGCCACCACAACATAAGAGCTACACAGATAAAGGCAACCAAACCACCGACTATGCCATACCATACACCAGTCCAAAGAAACGGAGCCTGAATAAAGGTATTGGTCGCCCCCACCAGTTTTAGCACTTGGATTTCTTCTTTCTTGTCCATGATGGATAAGCGTATGGTATTTCCAATAATCAAGATAACGGCGCTAAGCAATAGAAACCCCACGGTGATCACACTTTCTTTTAGTAACCCCAGTAGTGCATTTAGGCGCTCTAGCCATTCAATATCCAGCTTACCAAACTCGACCTCGCGCTCTTTTTCAAGTTTAGTGAGAAGCTCTGTTGCAGCTTGTGGTTTTCTAAAACGACTAACAGGCGTTACCAGCACAACATTAGGCAGCGGGTTTTCTTCTAAATAGTTAAGCGCCTGACCAAAGCCAGACATAGACTTAAATTCATCCAAAGCTTGGCTTTTACTTATCAGTACTACTTTTTCTATTTCTGGATAGAGTGCAAGCCGCTTCACCAAGGTTTGTGTCTGTGCTTCTGTCATTTCATCTTTAACGAACAATGATATTTCAGATGCCTCTTTAAACCCGCTACTTACCTGCTGTACATTTTTCACTACCACATAAAGCGTCGCGGGCAATGTCAGGCTGAGTCCCAAAACTAGAATAGTCATTAAAGAGGCCATTGGCGTACGCCACATTTCCCCAAGACTCTGTACACCTTGACGAATAATCATCAAACAAAAAAAGTAAAAATGATGAAATACCGACTTTTTACTTTGTTCAGCCTGATTTCCTCGTCCTTTAAACAGCAAACTCATAACGTGTCCTCCGCTAGCGGATCTTGTAGCATCCGTCCTTGATTAAGCGTGAAGCTACGGTATTTCATGCGTGCTATTAACCCCAAATTATGAGTCGCGATAAGAACGGATGTACCACGGCGATTAAATTCTTCAAATAGGTTCAGAATTTCCATCGATAGTTCTGGGTCTAAGTTTCCCGTAGGTTCGTCTGCAAGCAGCAAAGGCGGTGAGTTAACAATCGCTCTTGCTATGCCAACACGTTGCTGTTCACCTCCAGATAACACACTCGGATGGCACTTTGCTTTATCAAGCAAACCCACCTTGTCCAGAGCGGCATGTACTCTTTTGGTGATCTGTTTATGGTGAGTACCTTCAATAACTAAAGGTAGTGCGACGTTATCAAATACGCTGTAACGTTCGAGTAGGCGGTGGTTTTGAAAAATAATCCCAATATCTCGGCGAACAAAAGGAACCTGCCGGTTAGATACCGTATTGAGATCGACACCATTAATGTAGACACGGCCTGCTGATGGCCTTTCCATCACGCTAACCAACTTTAATAATGTACTTTTACCAGCGCCACTGTGGCCGGTTAAAAATGCGAGTTCTCCATTTGCAAGTTCAAAGCTCACTTTTTCCAGCGCTTTGTGCCCACCAGGATAAGTTTTGCTCACTTGCTCAAATTTAATCATGTTGGCCTCTTATACTTATTTTAACCATGACACTCAGTCCGTGGCATTGTAGCAATTCGGCAATCGAATAAAGCGGGCAAATTTGCCCGCTTTATTGCAACTGATGTCTCTATTTATTCTTGACTGAACAATGCCTCGATAAAATCATCACTCTTAAAGGTGCGTAAGTCATCAATGCCTTCACCTACACCTATATATCGAATTGGCACCTTAAACTGATCCGCCACAGCAAAGATAACCCCACCTTTGGCTGTACCATCAAGCTTAGTTAACGTGATACCAGTTAAGCCAACTGCTTGATTAAACAGTTTTACCTGACTAATCGCATTCTGACCAGTTCCGGCATCAATCGTCAACATCACTTCATGTGGCGCGTCTGGGTCTAACTTTTTCATTACTCGAGCAATCTTCTCAAGCTCTTGCATTAGGTTATCTTTATTTTGTAATCGACCCGCTGTATCCGCTATTAATACATCGATATTTCTCGCTTTAGCGGCTTGGAAGGCATCAAATACCACCGACGCAGAATCAGCACCTGTGTGCTGGGCAACAACAGGGATACTATTTCTTTCACCCCATACCTGCAACTGCTCTACCGCAGCCGCGCGGAAAGTATCGCCAGCCGCCAACATGACGGATTTACCTTCGCTTTGAAACTGTTTGGCAAGCTTACCGATTGTCGTCGTTTTACCAACGCCATTTACGCCGACCATTAAGATAACGAAAGGTTTCTTGTCGGCAGGGATCTCAAGCGGTTGCTCTGCCGTTTTTAAGATCTCTGACATTTCTTTTTTCATTAGGTCATATAAAGCTTCACCGTCTTTTAACTGCTTTCTATCAGCAGCATCAGTCAGGTTATCTATCAGCTTCATTGTGGTTTCAACACCAATATCAGCCGTTAGCAATTGCGTTTCTAGATCTTCGAACAGCTCATCATCGATTTTTTTGCCTTTGAATACCGAAGCAAAGCCTGAGCCGATATTGGCCTTGGTTTTCAACAAGCCTTTTTTAAGGCGGGAGAAGAAACCTTCTTTTTTCGGCTTTTCTTGTTCTTGAGCTAATTGAGCCTGACGTTCTGCTTCTTCACGTTCAGCTTGTTCTTTAGCTAACTGTGCCTGACGTTCGGCTTCTTCACGCTCAGCTTGCTCTTTTGCTAATTGTGCCTGACGTTCCGCTTCTTCACGCTCGGCTTGTTCTTTAGCCAATTGTGCCTGGCGTTCTGCTTCCTCACGCTCAGCTTGTTCTTTCGCAAGTTGTGCCTGACGTTCTGCTTCCTCACGCTCAGCTTGTTCTTTAGCCAATTGTGCCTGACGTTCTGCTTTCTCACGCTCAGCTTGTTCTTTCGCAAGTTGTGCTTGACGTTCCGCTTCTTCACGCTCAGCTTGTTCTTTCGCTAATTGCGCCTGACGTTCTGCTTCCTCACGCTCAGCTTGCTCTTTTGCTAATTGTGCCTGACGTTCTGCTTCTTCACGCTCGGCTTTCTCTTTTGCTAATTGTGCCTGACGTTCTGCTTCCTCACGCTCAGCTTGTTCTTTCGCTAATTGCGCCTGACGTTCTGCTTCTTCACGCTCGACTTGCTCTTTTGCTAATTGTGCCTGACGTTCTGCTTCCTCACGCTCAGCTTGCTCTTTTGCTAATTGTGCCTGACGTTCCGCTTCTTCACGCTCGGCTTGCTCTTTTGATAACTGTGCCTGGCGTTCTGCTTCTTCATGCTCAGCTTGTTCTTTAGCTAACTGTGCCTGACGTTCGGCTTCTTCACGCTCAGCTTGTTCTTTCGCTAATTGCGCCTGACGTTCTGCTTCTTCACGCTCGACTTGCTCTTTTGCTAATTGAGCCTGACGTTCCGCTTCTTCACGCTCGGCTTGTTCTTTCGCTAATTGTGCCTGACGTTCTGCCTCTTCACGCTCGGCTTGTTCTTGAGCTAATTTTGCTTGACGTTCTGCTTCCTCACGCTCAGCTTGTTCTTTCGCTAATTGTGCCTGACGTTCTGCCTCTTCACGCTCGGCTTGTTCTTGAGCTAATTTTGCTTGACGTTCTGCTTCCTCACGCTCAGCTTGTTCTTTCGCTAATTGCGCCTGACGTTCTGCTTCCTCACGCTCAGCTTGCTCTTTTGCTAATTGAGCCTGACGTTCTGCCTCTTCACGCTCAGCTTGCTCTTTCGCTAACTGTTCTTGGCGTGCCGCTTCCTCACGCTCAGCTTGTTCTTTTGCTAACTGTTCTTGGTGTTCAGCTTCTTGTTGCTCTTTATCGGATTTACCAAAGCCCAACCAAGATAAAAATTTGTTTTTCTTTCCCATATTCACTTATGACCGTGTTAGATAAATTGCATAAACCCAAAGCAAAATGTTGATGATCTTGCTACCATACTCGAAAACGCCAATCCGCATCAGCTTATTGCTTTTACTTGGATTGATATCACACTTAATTTTGGGCTCGAAAGGCAAGCCGAGGATGGCAACCTTAGTGCTTAGACAAAATTGCGTGCAAGTGTACCATGTTCCGTAAGGATGAAAAATCCTGACACCAAGAACCTTTAATAAAGAAGCAAATTACGTCGCTATGAGAAAATCTAAGCCTAAGTCAAATACCAAACAGTCTGGTTTCATCCGCCTGATCAGTGGTAAGCATAAAGGTCGCAAGTTACCAGTTCATGATGTTGTGGGATTAAGACCAACAACAGATAGAATGAAAGAAACCGTTTTTAATTGGCTCATGCAGGACGTAAGAGACGCAAAAGTACTCGATTGCTTTGCCGGTGCTGGCAGTCTAGGATTTGAGGCGATTTCACGCTTTGCAGCAAGCGGAACCTTTATCGAACTGGATAAAACCGCGGCGACGCAGCTTAGCAATAATGCAACTTTACTCAAACTGGATAACGTTGAAATCATTAATACCGACGCGTTAACCATGCTGGCAAATAACCTTAAGCAACAACAATATGACTTGGTTTTTATTGACCCACCCTTTCGCAAAGGGCTTGTGACTCCTTGTTGTGACTTACTTGAGTCACAATCTTGGCTCAGCGAAGACGCACTCATCTATGTTGAATTTGAACAAGAGGCACAACCTGACACACCAGAAAATTGGCAAGTGATTAAAGAAAAGCATGCAGGACAAGTGATCTGCCGCCTTTATCAACGCTGAAATTCCCTCATAAAGAATGAAAAAACAGCCGTTAGCGTATGACATGACAGGGCTGGTGTTTTTAGCTATAATTTAGGCTTTACATGCGGTCTTGCTTCAGATTACAATACCGCACCATTTTTGAACCAATTGGCTAGTTTTTAGCCAGATAGAGCTAAGCTCATTAATTAGGTAGGTGAATTTTTAATGCCAGTAATTAAAGTAAGAGAAAACGAGCCGTTTGACGTTGCACTACGTCGTTTCAAACGTTCATGTGAAAAAGCAGGTATCCTTTCTGAAGTTCGTCGTCGCGAGCACTACGAGAAGCCAACTGCTGAGCGTAAGCGCAAAAAAGCTGCAGCGGTTAAGCGTCACATGAAGAAGCTTTCTCGCGAAAACGCACGTCGCGTTAAATTATACTAATCAGTATTGGTCTTGTATCAATGAGCTTATTAGTTACGCTAAAAGACGCGCAAAAAGAAGCGATGAAAGCCAAAGAGAAACTTCGTCTTGGCGCGATTCGTGCGGTACTTGCTGAAATTAAACAGCGAGAAATCGACAACCAAACTACACTAGACGACGCAGGCATTACTGCGGTTTTAGTTAAGTTGGTTAAGCAGCGTCGCGATTCTTATACCCAGTATAAAGATGCAGGGCGTGAAGACTTAGCTGATATCGAAGCTAACGAAATTAGCGTACTTGAGACATTCCTTCCTAAGCCACTTAGCGAAGATGAAATTGTCGAGCTAATTGATGCCGTGATTGCACAAACTGGTGCGTCAGGCATGCAAGACATGGGCAAAGTAATGGGTGCGATTAAAGCAGAAGCTGAAGGTCGCGCTGATATGGGTAAAGTCTCTGGTTTAATTAAGCAAAGACTTACCGCTTAAGCCCACATACAATTGTATGATTGATAAGTGAACCGAGCCTAGTGCTCGGTTTCTTCGTTTTAGGCGTCATGTGTACCAATGCAGTACTGATAAAATATCTCACTTGAATTAAGTTGATTTTTTCTTGTTGCTACTTGATATAATGCGCTCACTCACTAGTACAACTTCGGAACATAAATGAAAGGCAAAATCCCTAGACAGTTTATTGATGACTTGCTCGCAAGAGCGGACATTGTCGAGCTCATAGACGGTCGTGTGGGATTGAAAAAGGCAGGAAAAGACTATCAAGCCTGCTGTCCATTTCACAATGAGAAAACACCTTCATTTACCGTGTCACGTGATAAACAGTTTTACCATTGCTTCGGCTGTGGTGCTAATGGCAACGCGATATCCTTCTTAATGGAATACGATAAGCTTGAGTTTGTCGATGCTATTGAAGAATTAGCCGCCCTATTAAACTTAGAAGTACCACGCGAAAATGCCCCGCAAGGGCCACAGCGTTCAATGGAAGAAAAAAAGTCTGACTATGACTTAATGCTCCAAGCCGCTAAGTTTTATCAGCACCAGTTAAAACACCATAGCAATGCCACTCAAGTAATTGACTACGTAAAAGGGCGCGGACTGAGTGGCGAAACTGTCCAAAAGTTTATGATTGGTTATGCACCACCTGAGTGGGAGTCATTGTGTAATCAAATAGCCCGCAAGCCTGAGCACAAACAACAGCTGCTCGATTTGAAATTAGCATCAGAAAAGTCAGCTGGCCGTCAATTTGACTTCTTCCGCGATCGCTTGATGTTCCCTATTCGTGATAAACGCAGTCGTGTCATCGCATTTGGCGGAAGGATAATGGGTGCAGATCAAGGCCCAAAATATCTAAACTCGCCTGAAACACGCATTTTCCATAAAAGTTTCGAGCTTTATGGTTTTTATGAAGCTAAACAGGCCCATAAGCAATTAGATAAAGTCTTGATTGTGGAAGGTTATATGGACGTCGTTGCCTTAGCAGAAAAAGGCATTGATTACGCCGTTGCCGCATTAGGCACTGCAACCACAGCTGAACACATGCAAACTTTGTTTCGTAATACCGACAGAGTGATCTGCTGCTACGACGGTGATAGAGCTGGCCGCGATGCAGCTTGGCGTGCACTTGACCATGCTTTACCTAACTTAAAAGACGGTAAGTCTCTACAGTTTGTCTTTTTACCTGATGGTGAAGATCCAGACTCATTGGTACAGCAAGAAGGCAAAGATGCCTTTGAAGCACGGCTGGAAACAGCAAGCGATTACACGCAAGTATTGTTTACCAAATTACGTGAGCAATGCGATCTTACAAATGATGCAGGCAAATCCAAGCTGCTTACCGATGCCATTCCACTGATCAGCAAAATACCCAGTGACTACTACCAAGAGAGTTTGTTAACCACCTTAGCCAGGTTAATTGGTCGTACTCGTGAGCAGCTTAGTGCAAAATTGGCAAGTAACAAACAGCAGAATAAAATTGAGCGCCAATTTAAAGTCACGCCGATGCGTCGAGCGATTGGCTTACTGCTCCAACATCCACAGCTTGCGCAAACGGTTGAGTATATGCCTGAACTCGGTGAAATGGCGATCCCTGGTATTCAACTGCTGCTGAGCTTACAAATGTTATGTCACGATAACCCGCAAATAAATACAGCGCAGTTACTTGAACATTATCGCGACCAAGCTGAATTCGATGCCTTGAAAAAGCTTGCGGTGTGGCAACATGGCGTTGCTGAAGATAGGCTAGAAGACGAATTTAAAAATACTTTTCAATTTATTGAAGATCAGTGTTTAAATTATCGCCTAGAGACCCTATTAATAAAGGAGAAAACCGAAGGCCTAACAAATGATGAGCGGCTAGAATGCGCACTCCTTACCCAAGCGCTTAAACAGTAGAAGTTCTAGTCAATAGCAATTTTCGGTGCTATAATGTTCTATTCACTGCGTCATCAAAATTTAGCTGTTAAATAGCTGGCGCCTGTTGTATCAACTTTTCAGAGTGGAAGCAAATTTCTCTATGGATCAATCTCCTCAGTCACAACTCAAACTTCTGATTCAGAAAGGTAAAGAGCAAGGTTATTTAACTTTTGCAGAAGTTAACGATCATCTTCCACAAGACATCATAGACTCAGATCAGGTAGAAGATATCATCAGCATGATCAACGACATGGGTATTCAGGTCTCTGAAAATGCGCCTGATGCTGATGAGTTGATGATGCAAGAAACAACAACAGATGAGGATGCTGCGGAAGCAGCGGCTGCGGCATTAGCAACAGTAGAAAAAGAAATTGGCCGCACAACTGACCCTGTTCGTATGTATATGCGTGAAATGGGTACGGTTGAACTTCTAACTCGTGAAGGCGAAATCCAAATCGCTAAGCGTATTGAAGAAGGGATCAACCAAGTACAGATTTCTGTTGCAGAATATCCTGAAGCTATTACTTACCTGCTAGAGCAATGGGACAAGTACGAAGCAGAAGAAATGCGCCTAAGCGACATCGTTTCTGGTTTCTTTGATCCTAATGCTATCGAGGAAGACGAAGCGCCAATTTCAGCAACACACATCGGTTCTGAGCTAAGTGATGAAGACTTAGATGACGAAGATGATGATGAAGATGATGACGATGATGACTCAGAAGAAGGCGATTCAGGTCCAGATCCTGAAGAAGCTCGTGAGCATTT
Coding sequences within it:
- a CDS encoding 1-acylglycerol-3-phosphate O-acyltransferase, translated to MIAIIRILLLAVFIIVSGICGLLLCIVRPFHANNVHTIAKWYGYMSKLIGVELVITQHENAKHVVPAMYVANHQNNYDLFTLPAVVPKNTVSMGKKSLKWIPFFGQMYWLSGNILIDRANRSKALGTLTKSAKKITESKLSVWMFPEGTRSYGRGLLPFKTGAFHTAMSANVPIIPVCMSSTHEQIKLNRWNNGKVYIDILEPEYLDPEVPARDHAAQIHAKMAQRIAELDAKARLK
- the ftsE gene encoding cell division ATP-binding protein FtsE, which gives rise to MIKFEQVSKTYPGGHKALEKVSFELANGELAFLTGHSGAGKSTLLKLVSVMERPSAGRVYINGVDLNTVSNRQVPFVRRDIGIIFQNHRLLERYSVFDNVALPLVIEGTHHKQITKRVHAALDKVGLLDKAKCHPSVLSGGEQQRVGIARAIVNSPPLLLADEPTGNLDPELSMEILNLFEEFNRRGTSVLIATHNLGLIARMKYRSFTLNQGRMLQDPLAEDTL
- the ftsX gene encoding permease-like cell division protein FtsX, producing the protein MSLLFKGRGNQAEQSKKSVFHHFYFFCLMIIRQGVQSLGEMWRTPMASLMTILVLGLSLTLPATLYVVVKNVQQVSSGFKEASEISLFVKDEMTEAQTQTLVKRLALYPEIEKVVLISKSQALDEFKSMSGFGQALNYLEENPLPNVVLVTPVSRFRKPQAATELLTKLEKEREVEFGKLDIEWLERLNALLGLLKESVITVGFLLLSAVILIIGNTIRLSIMDKKEEIQVLKLVGATNTFIQAPFLWTGVWYGIVGGLVAFICVALMLWWLESAVSTVVGVYQSNFVLQGMAGNELLVLLGTAITLGFVGSFLSVHRYIKEIEPEKV
- the rpoH gene encoding RNA polymerase sigma factor RpoH, which codes for MTKDLYALALTGQQSASVEGYLQSVSTIPMLGAEEEKKLATRLQEEGDLNAAKQLIMSHLRFVAHIAKSYSGYGLPQADLIQEGNIGLMKAVKRFDPSVGVRLVSFAVHWIKAEIHEYVLKNWRIVKVATTKAQRKLFFNLRKNKKRLGWFNQDEVTTVANELGVSEKEVREMESRMAGQDMGFDLSADDDESQAGNFSPVQYLTDTSSDLAEEVEQEQWQEQSHNRLFAALKTLDERSQDIVSARWLADEKATLQDLAEKYSVSAERVRQLEKSAMKKLQNAMS
- the rraB gene encoding ribonuclease E inhibitor RraB, with product MENWREISEDIVSSLLEDGSNPETLYEVEHHFVSEDFDKLEAAALAAFKLGYDVEEPAELELEDGGKIWGFDVVVEAELDTDVIMEDVDKLEKVALDAGVEYDGWGTYFQE
- a CDS encoding HD-GYP domain-containing protein, with translation MQIVLPIEDLRPGMFVDNVHKHKSDAGIKIKSRGMVRDEAIIQKLIDKGVLELTIDFTQSDIPVPQKYQPSAEPVTEAPQAPEEPVAKNGMDGSLSTARSKPKPKTKTVSKEQTLQQEFAVAMQKFEKNNRQIQSLYGDVTSGLKVDMSLINEVSKDIVDSVLRNSNAMAILTRIKDKDAYNWRHMTNCAILITVFAKHLGLQHHIIEQLAMGAMLHDIGHAKLPQGLINKPGNFTDLEYRAVKKHVAQSLGLSKGESGITPIMLDMIINHHERLDGTGYPRGIKDDALSTAARMMAIVDVYDAITSDQHHKEADEPINALRFLLSSKKQFDPILVQRFIKCMGVHPVGTIVKLTNERLGLVLEGNKHAPTAPLVRVFYNTKHLHHVTAKDLDLSESDIKVIASVRPLDYQINLSRLLRDQLLI